The following are from one region of the Halomonas qaidamensis genome:
- a CDS encoding gamma carbonic anhydrase family protein — translation MSNALRPFQGMSPRLGERVYIDPASVVIGDVELGDDCSVWPTTVIRGDMHRIRIGARTSVQDGSVLHITHASDFNPDGFPLTIGDDVTIGHKAILHGCTLGSRILVGMGAIVMDGAVVEDEVIIAAGAVVTPGKRLESGYVYAGNPAKALRPLKDKERAFFPYTAGNYVKLKDQFLTQ, via the coding sequence ATGAGCAATGCCCTACGACCATTTCAAGGTATGTCGCCTCGCCTGGGTGAACGGGTTTATATCGACCCCGCCAGTGTGGTGATTGGTGATGTAGAGCTGGGCGATGACTGTTCGGTGTGGCCGACGACCGTGATTAGGGGGGATATGCATCGGATTCGCATTGGCGCTCGCACTAGCGTGCAGGATGGCAGCGTGCTGCATATTACCCATGCCAGCGATTTCAATCCTGATGGTTTCCCACTGACGATTGGTGATGATGTCACCATTGGCCATAAAGCGATTTTACATGGCTGTACGCTGGGTAGCCGTATTTTGGTGGGTATGGGGGCGATTGTGATGGATGGAGCAGTTGTCGAGGATGAGGTGATTATTGCGGCTGGCGCAGTTGTTACACCAGGCAAACGTTTGGAAAGCGGTTATGTCTATGCTGGAAACCCGGCGAAAGCGTTGCGTCCACTCAAAGATAAAGAGCGCGCTTTCTTTCCTTACACGGCAGGCAACTACGTTAAGTTAAAAGATCAGTTCCTCACTCAGTAA
- a CDS encoding sigma-54-dependent transcriptional regulator, whose product MHEPSTLPVMVIDDEPHLRITASQTLELAGYTPHCFESAEQALEALPANFPGVIVSDIRMPGMDGMTLLNELHSRDATLPIILITGHGDISTAVEAMRAGAWDFLEKPFAGDQLLDVVRRGIEKRQLSLENLRLKAELEVQQAALGPRLVGRTAVISRLAAMIQRISQVEADVLLFGETGTGKDLVARAIHERSARRNSPFMAINCGAVPENTIESELFGHEKGAFTGAVERRIGKFEHANGGTVFLDEIESMPLALQVKLLRVLQERSVERLGANETVPLNIRVIAATKVDLKAAAEEGYFREDLYYRLNVVTLPLPALRERREDIPLLFQHFAVIAANRSGLEAPTLDSPSIAALLAHDWPGNVRELRNLAERYVLLGAAFDYRLDALLEGVSADTEEPTLPRQVELFEKSLISQSLARHHGRVTDVCRHLGIPRKTFYDKLKKHSLSADDYRHSSDP is encoded by the coding sequence ATGCATGAGCCGTCGACACTGCCGGTCATGGTGATCGACGATGAACCGCACCTGCGTATCACCGCTAGCCAAACACTTGAACTTGCCGGCTACACACCTCACTGCTTTGAATCTGCTGAGCAAGCGCTGGAAGCTCTGCCAGCGAATTTCCCCGGTGTCATTGTTAGCGATATCAGGATGCCAGGAATGGACGGCATGACGCTGTTGAATGAGCTACATAGTCGCGATGCCACACTGCCAATTATTTTAATCACTGGTCACGGTGATATATCGACGGCGGTAGAAGCAATGCGTGCAGGCGCTTGGGATTTTCTGGAAAAACCTTTCGCGGGCGACCAGCTACTTGATGTCGTGAGGCGAGGCATCGAAAAGCGCCAGCTAAGCTTGGAAAATCTGCGTTTAAAAGCTGAACTTGAGGTACAACAAGCCGCTCTTGGGCCTCGTTTAGTTGGCCGTACGGCGGTGATTTCTCGCCTAGCGGCAATGATTCAACGCATCAGCCAAGTAGAAGCTGATGTACTCCTGTTTGGCGAAACCGGCACCGGAAAAGACCTTGTTGCCCGCGCCATTCATGAACGCAGCGCCCGGCGTAATAGCCCGTTCATGGCGATCAACTGCGGCGCGGTGCCAGAAAACACCATAGAGTCAGAGCTGTTTGGCCATGAAAAAGGTGCCTTTACCGGCGCAGTAGAACGGCGAATTGGTAAATTCGAGCATGCCAATGGCGGCACCGTATTCCTGGATGAAATCGAGTCAATGCCATTGGCGCTCCAGGTTAAACTGTTACGCGTCTTGCAAGAGCGTAGTGTCGAGCGCCTTGGGGCCAACGAGACGGTGCCACTCAATATTCGTGTAATTGCTGCCACCAAAGTGGACCTTAAAGCGGCTGCCGAAGAGGGATACTTTCGCGAAGATCTCTACTATCGACTCAACGTGGTCACCCTACCGCTGCCCGCACTGCGCGAACGACGCGAAGACATCCCGCTGTTATTCCAACATTTCGCGGTGATCGCTGCCAACCGTAGTGGCTTAGAAGCCCCCACCCTGGATAGCCCTTCGATTGCTGCCCTGCTGGCTCACGACTGGCCTGGTAATGTTCGTGAACTGCGTAACCTTGCCGAGCGATATGTGCTATTGGGAGCCGCCTTTGACTACCGCTTAGATGCGCTACTAGAAGGGGTCAGTGCCGACACAGAGGAACCCACGCTACCTCGGCAGGTTGAGCTATTTGAAAAGAGCCTAATTAGCCAATCCCTGGCCCGCCACCATGGTAGAGTCACTGACGTGTGCCGCCATCTGGGAATTCCCCGCAAAACCTTCTACGACAAACTCAAAAAACACAGCTTAAGCGCTGACGATTATCGCCATAGCAGCGACCCTTGA
- a CDS encoding metal-dependent hydrolase, with translation MANFRTHITVAAAGGVLMAYVGWQAQWWPATQALLIIALVAFGGILPDIDADRSRSIRLIFNLLSVPSLVLGVLLLQPWLTPGLLLVACGSIYFSVRYLAAVVFSRLTVHRGIWHSLMAAMLCALATAALSFHLLAQPAWLAWCHGAAVLLGFIIHLSLDELFSVDLEGARLKRSFGTALKLGDGRRPLSNVFMLIALLTLVPWVPPWDVLVELLHQGSLLWR, from the coding sequence ATGGCGAATTTTCGCACGCACATTACGGTAGCAGCAGCAGGCGGCGTGCTAATGGCTTATGTCGGCTGGCAGGCACAGTGGTGGCCAGCGACTCAGGCGCTATTAATTATTGCCTTGGTAGCCTTTGGCGGTATTTTGCCTGACATAGATGCAGATCGTTCTCGCTCTATTCGTTTGATTTTTAACCTTCTATCAGTACCTTCACTAGTGCTGGGTGTACTGTTGCTGCAACCGTGGTTAACGCCTGGATTATTGCTAGTGGCCTGTGGAAGCATCTACTTTAGCGTACGTTACCTTGCGGCGGTGGTGTTCTCACGGCTAACGGTTCATCGAGGTATTTGGCATTCACTAATGGCTGCTATGTTGTGTGCGTTAGCGACGGCTGCGCTTAGTTTTCATTTACTGGCACAGCCGGCTTGGCTGGCCTGGTGTCACGGGGCAGCAGTACTGTTAGGGTTTATTATCCATTTAAGTCTTGATGAACTCTTTAGTGTGGATCTAGAAGGCGCGCGGCTAAAGCGTTCATTTGGAACCGCGCTGAAGCTGGGTGATGGCCGACGTCCGCTATCAAATGTCTTTATGCTGATTGCGCTATTAACGCTAGTGCCATGGGTACCGCCCTGGGATGTACTGGTTGAATTGCTTCATCAAGGGTCGCTGCTATGGCGATAA
- a CDS encoding sodium-dependent transporter, with the protein MSETLERWGSKRAFILAVTGAAVGLGNIWRFPYVAGENGGAAFLLIYVAFVLLLGIPVMMAEILIGRAGRRGPMQALSRLAVEAGASRHWRWLGLFGAFTVFCILSFYSVVSGWSIEFLVASINGNFDGASAAEIGAGFEAFLANPGLLIFNHSLFLFMTMTVVAAGVAKGLERLNNLLMPLLYGLLLLLAGYATTTDGFGTALSWLFLPSFGDVTTSVVLHAMGHAFFTLAVGACALMAYGAYMPDEQSLPKAAFAVAMLDISVALLAGIAIFSVVFAQGMDPADGPGLMFVTLPIAFSELPWGAFWLSVFFLLLLLATWTSAINLAEPMVATLQGLGWRRSVSTAVVALSVWLLGLLSAFSFSTLADFRPLFGRNVFELVSSIPPDIFLPMGGLLIAIFAAWVMPRTQVVQALGVGERGYVLWRNIVRWVSIPLTFIVLLGGLL; encoded by the coding sequence ATGAGTGAAACGCTGGAGCGCTGGGGGTCAAAGCGAGCCTTCATCTTAGCGGTAACGGGAGCTGCAGTTGGGTTGGGTAATATTTGGCGCTTCCCGTACGTTGCAGGCGAGAACGGTGGTGCGGCATTTTTATTGATCTATGTGGCGTTCGTACTTCTGTTAGGTATCCCTGTAATGATGGCCGAGATTTTAATTGGGCGGGCGGGGCGCCGGGGGCCTATGCAAGCACTGAGTAGGCTAGCTGTTGAAGCAGGCGCTTCTCGACACTGGCGTTGGTTAGGGTTGTTTGGAGCATTCACCGTCTTCTGTATTTTATCGTTTTACTCGGTGGTGTCAGGTTGGTCGATTGAGTTTTTAGTCGCTTCAATAAACGGAAATTTCGATGGCGCAAGTGCCGCAGAAATAGGTGCGGGTTTCGAGGCGTTTCTGGCAAACCCAGGCCTGTTGATTTTTAATCACTCGTTGTTCCTATTTATGACCATGACAGTCGTGGCCGCTGGCGTTGCCAAAGGCCTAGAGCGGTTGAACAACCTATTAATGCCGCTGCTGTACGGTTTATTGTTGCTACTGGCTGGTTATGCCACGACCACCGACGGATTTGGTACAGCCCTTTCATGGTTGTTTTTACCGTCTTTTGGCGATGTAACGACTTCAGTGGTGTTGCATGCTATGGGGCATGCGTTTTTTACCCTTGCCGTAGGGGCCTGCGCGCTAATGGCTTATGGGGCTTATATGCCTGATGAGCAGAGCTTACCGAAAGCCGCTTTTGCAGTTGCAATGCTCGATATCAGCGTCGCCTTGTTAGCAGGGATTGCGATCTTTTCGGTGGTATTTGCCCAAGGTATGGACCCCGCTGATGGTCCTGGGTTGATGTTTGTGACGCTGCCTATTGCTTTTTCTGAGCTGCCTTGGGGAGCGTTTTGGTTAAGTGTGTTCTTTTTGCTGCTCTTATTGGCTACCTGGACGTCAGCGATTAACCTCGCTGAACCCATGGTGGCAACGTTGCAAGGGCTTGGCTGGCGTCGCAGTGTATCAACGGCCGTCGTGGCGCTTAGCGTATGGCTGTTAGGGCTGCTTTCGGCATTTTCGTTTTCTACCCTCGCCGATTTTAGACCGTTGTTTGGTCGTAATGTGTTTGAGTTAGTTAGTAGTATTCCGCCTGATATTTTTCTGCCTATGGGGGGGCTATTAATTGCTATCTTTGCGGCATGGGTGATGCCCCGTACGCAGGTTGTACAGGCATTGGGTGTTGGCGAGAGAGGCTATGTACTCTGGCGTAATATTGTACGCTGGGTGTCGATTCCGCTGACGTTTATTGTATTGCTCGGCGGGTTGCTATAG
- the prlC gene encoding oligopeptidase A: MSRNPLLEPHELPPFADIRAEHVVPAVEALLNESREVIDRLAQQAATAPPRWDNFAAPLEAVNDRLSQAWSPISHLNGTMNTPELREAYQACLEKLSAFSTWMGQHEGLFNGWQALKQKDRWTQLTPAQQRTVDNALRDFRLAGVDLPADKKTRYGEIQARLSTLSNQFSNNVLDATQAWHKDIGHLDELAGVPESALDTLKANAQAKGVDGYRITLDFPSFFPIISYADNRELRREVYTAFVTRASDQGPDTGKFDNAPALEEILALRQELAHLLGFPTYADYSLTTKMADSPEQVLEFLNDLARRAVPQAKEEVAELSGYAREELGIETLEPWDVAYASEKLREARHSISQEQLRPYFSAPRVVDGLFQVVERLYGVRIEADPKAPSYHNDVQYFRITEQGKPIAGFYLDLYARESKRGGAWMADCRVRRQTENGLQLPVAFLTCNFTAPVGDKPALLTHDEVTTLFHEFGHGLHHMLTKQDIADISGINGVAWDAVELPSQFMENYCWEREGLDLLAKHVDTDEPLPADLLERLQAAKNFQSAMGMVRQIEFSLFDLRLHHELEAPSASDVQTLLDDVRSHTSVVPTVDFNRFQNSFSHIFAGGYAAGYYSYKWAEVLSADAWSAFEEAGIFDPITGQRFREEILEPGGVRDAAELFRAFRGREPSVEPLLRHSGIRAA; the protein is encoded by the coding sequence ATGTCCCGCAATCCGTTGCTAGAGCCGCATGAGCTTCCCCCTTTCGCTGACATTCGCGCCGAACACGTCGTGCCTGCGGTGGAAGCGCTGCTAAATGAAAGCCGGGAAGTCATCGACCGACTCGCTCAACAGGCCGCTACAGCGCCACCACGTTGGGATAACTTTGCTGCGCCGCTAGAGGCTGTTAATGATCGTCTTTCTCAGGCGTGGTCGCCTATCTCACATCTTAACGGCACGATGAACACCCCCGAACTGCGGGAAGCCTATCAGGCATGTTTAGAAAAGCTCTCAGCGTTTAGCACTTGGATGGGACAGCACGAAGGTCTTTTTAATGGCTGGCAGGCACTTAAGCAGAAAGATAGATGGACGCAGCTAACCCCTGCTCAGCAGCGCACAGTAGATAACGCTTTGCGCGATTTTCGTCTGGCCGGCGTCGATTTGCCCGCTGACAAAAAGACCCGCTACGGTGAGATCCAAGCACGCCTATCAACCTTATCCAACCAGTTTTCTAACAACGTGCTCGATGCTACACAAGCATGGCATAAGGATATTGGTCATCTTGATGAACTTGCCGGTGTGCCGGAAAGTGCGCTCGATACGCTGAAAGCAAACGCCCAAGCTAAAGGTGTCGATGGCTACCGCATTACTCTCGATTTCCCAAGTTTTTTCCCGATTATTAGTTACGCTGATAACCGAGAATTGCGGCGTGAGGTATATACCGCGTTTGTCACCCGTGCTTCCGATCAAGGCCCAGATACGGGGAAGTTCGACAATGCTCCCGCTCTTGAAGAGATACTGGCACTTCGCCAAGAGCTTGCTCATTTACTCGGCTTTCCTACCTACGCTGATTATTCGCTCACGACGAAGATGGCCGACTCTCCCGAACAGGTGCTTGAGTTTCTGAATGACCTCGCTCGCCGCGCCGTCCCGCAGGCCAAGGAAGAAGTCGCAGAGCTCAGCGGCTATGCCCGCGAAGAATTAGGGATTGAAACGCTTGAGCCGTGGGATGTGGCCTATGCCAGCGAAAAACTGCGCGAGGCGCGTCACTCCATCTCACAAGAGCAGCTTCGCCCTTACTTCTCTGCGCCACGGGTGGTGGATGGACTGTTTCAAGTCGTAGAGCGCCTGTATGGCGTTCGAATCGAGGCAGACCCTAAGGCGCCTAGCTATCACAACGATGTTCAGTACTTCCGTATTACTGAACAGGGAAAGCCGATCGCTGGTTTCTACTTGGACCTTTACGCTCGCGAAAGCAAACGTGGTGGTGCGTGGATGGCTGATTGCCGCGTACGCCGCCAAACTGAGAATGGCCTTCAGCTGCCAGTAGCATTTCTAACCTGTAATTTCACCGCCCCAGTTGGCGATAAACCCGCCCTACTGACACATGATGAAGTCACCACGCTGTTTCATGAGTTCGGTCACGGTTTGCATCACATGCTAACCAAACAGGATATCGCCGATATCTCTGGTATTAACGGCGTTGCTTGGGACGCCGTTGAACTGCCCAGCCAATTCATGGAGAACTACTGCTGGGAACGCGAAGGACTAGACCTGCTCGCCAAGCATGTCGATACTGACGAGCCTCTGCCCGCTGATCTGCTAGAGCGTTTACAGGCTGCCAAAAACTTCCAATCAGCCATGGGAATGGTGCGCCAAATAGAGTTTTCATTATTCGATTTGCGCCTGCACCATGAGCTGGAAGCGCCCAGCGCCAGTGATGTTCAAACGCTACTAGATGACGTACGTAGCCATACCTCTGTCGTGCCGACGGTTGACTTTAACCGCTTCCAGAATAGCTTTAGCCATATTTTTGCGGGTGGCTATGCGGCGGGCTATTACAGCTACAAATGGGCGGAAGTGCTCTCTGCTGATGCATGGAGCGCGTTTGAAGAAGCTGGTATTTTTGACCCCATCACTGGTCAACGCTTCCGCGAAGAGATCCTGGAGCCAGGTGGCGTGAGGGATGCAGCGGAGCTATTTCGCGCTTTCCGAGGCCGTGAACCAAGCGTAGAGCCATTGCTGCGCCATAGCGGTATCCGCGCAGCCTGA
- a CDS encoding TAXI family TRAP transporter solute-binding subunit, with the protein MRNTMPKTIALLVAGSALLAAGTAHADRSDWPNNFTVGTASQGGTYFVYGSGWANFIADELDVSGGGEVTGGPTQNLALVHSGDMAFGLTTMGPASDAVKGESPLAPGLKMDNVCALFPMYETPFSIAALSSSGIESISDIPAGARIGFGPAASTSDTYFPAILETLGVEFDRRNGGWSDLGGQLQDGLLDVIAFAAGIPIPAVSQLEVQTDVNIIEFTEEEMATVLESFPVAEFTIPASTYTTLEEDARAVSMWNFAIAGCDLPEDFIYEVTKATMENNERMRSVHRSAETTIPENIVHNNVLPFHPGAARWYEENGYDIADDMIN; encoded by the coding sequence ATGCGCAATACGATGCCTAAAACTATCGCACTTCTTGTTGCCGGTAGTGCTTTGCTTGCCGCAGGAACTGCCCATGCAGACCGCTCCGACTGGCCTAATAATTTCACGGTAGGTACCGCAAGCCAAGGCGGCACCTACTTCGTTTATGGCTCAGGCTGGGCTAACTTTATTGCTGATGAGCTGGATGTGTCAGGCGGTGGCGAAGTCACCGGTGGCCCGACTCAAAACTTAGCGCTCGTACACAGTGGTGATATGGCCTTTGGCCTAACGACGATGGGTCCCGCTTCCGACGCTGTTAAAGGGGAAAGCCCGCTGGCACCTGGCCTGAAAATGGACAATGTTTGTGCACTGTTCCCCATGTATGAAACACCGTTCTCCATTGCGGCACTGTCAAGCTCCGGTATTGAATCCATCTCTGATATTCCTGCAGGTGCACGTATCGGTTTCGGCCCAGCAGCTTCCACATCAGACACCTATTTCCCCGCTATTCTCGAAACATTGGGCGTAGAATTTGATCGCCGTAACGGCGGTTGGTCTGACCTAGGTGGCCAGCTACAGGACGGTCTTCTGGATGTTATCGCCTTCGCAGCGGGCATCCCGATCCCAGCCGTTAGCCAACTCGAAGTACAGACCGATGTGAATATCATCGAGTTTACCGAAGAAGAAATGGCCACTGTGCTAGAAAGCTTCCCGGTTGCAGAGTTCACCATCCCGGCTAGCACCTACACAACGCTTGAAGAAGATGCACGCGCTGTGTCTATGTGGAACTTCGCCATTGCAGGCTGTGATCTGCCGGAAGACTTTATCTACGAAGTCACCAAAGCCACAATGGAAAACAATGAGCGTATGCGCTCTGTTCACCGTAGTGCTGAAACTACCATTCCGGAAAATATCGTCCACAACAACGTGCTGCCCTTCCATCCGGGCGCTGCACGCTGGTACGAAGAGAATGGCTACGACATCGCTGATGACATGATCAACTAA
- a CDS encoding YheV family putative zinc ribbon protein produces the protein MSSVKRFIAGVTCPRCAAMDRIRAWEQNSIRYRECVNCDFFEQLPIEDESASELTTRVNQVREEQKTQDVQPVRILDPGKPKR, from the coding sequence ATGTCGAGTGTGAAACGCTTTATTGCTGGAGTAACCTGCCCACGCTGCGCAGCCATGGATCGAATTCGCGCCTGGGAGCAAAACAGCATTCGTTACCGGGAATGCGTTAACTGCGACTTTTTCGAGCAGTTGCCGATTGAAGATGAGTCGGCATCAGAGTTGACTACCCGCGTTAATCAAGTACGCGAAGAGCAAAAAACGCAAGATGTGCAACCAGTACGCATTCTCGACCCCGGCAAACCTAAACGTTAA